From one Lysinibacillus sp. G4S2 genomic stretch:
- a CDS encoding YceG family protein, with product MQTITIKSVLERDPDDWLQAFQDSPKSRAFYEETAQQVSFSRIAVRVLGTPIEEDDYFNSLFTLSQQSNIHILSEELNKHIEQKDFQALQNILTQHQQTPKGLSISRLVAMMFGYQLIPKHDDADMNRHLQLATIRVVERFQEQQSLGLLANDFRRFLIDMVKWLKNHWIEWTKSMKPTDDFPKVVWYGETTISQRYFLLLLMELGCDVLIFHPAKVDEFAEIDPTDAFSITHSYANQTTLQPFPDKMRDRQATVGYRSSQHFEQLMHDQQSGVFKPWQFKDFLPRSLTLRMTYDDIFIYANEKAMVRPKFEVIKDEVIIPVIFAKISGVSSRREEYWHYMHQLLASQQTVFVQEFPFVTTSRANYHFHYKHCLVNGELSVERIVQSDWWQYGDLTLELQRAIAHTIKTSCEQPMLKQQPNEPLYDLQLFLFKQMTMIPQEILRLLQSFDYSQEVPKLVLYQAPQQPTLSREDIVLLAFLNRFGIDIVLYNPTGKLDLEKYLQEDTFDVHRLEHMLFDLQYEEPKQQKNKPDKMIKKLFNRFF from the coding sequence ATGCAAACAATCACAATTAAATCAGTGCTAGAACGTGATCCGGATGATTGGCTACAGGCGTTCCAAGATTCACCAAAGAGTCGCGCATTTTATGAAGAAACAGCGCAGCAGGTGAGTTTTAGTCGCATTGCTGTTCGTGTGTTAGGTACACCGATAGAAGAAGATGATTATTTTAATTCATTATTTACATTGTCACAACAGTCAAATATCCATATTTTAAGTGAAGAATTAAACAAACATATAGAACAAAAGGATTTTCAGGCACTACAAAATATTTTAACACAGCATCAGCAAACACCTAAAGGTTTATCTATTAGTCGTTTAGTGGCTATGATGTTTGGTTATCAGTTAATACCGAAGCATGATGATGCCGACATGAATCGTCATTTACAGCTGGCGACGATTCGAGTTGTTGAACGTTTTCAAGAGCAACAATCACTAGGCTTACTTGCAAATGATTTTCGTCGATTTTTAATTGATATGGTGAAGTGGTTAAAAAACCATTGGATTGAATGGACGAAATCGATGAAGCCGACAGATGACTTTCCAAAAGTCGTTTGGTATGGCGAAACAACAATTAGTCAGAGATATTTTTTATTATTATTAATGGAGCTTGGCTGCGATGTATTGATTTTTCATCCAGCTAAAGTTGATGAATTTGCAGAGATTGATCCTACAGATGCGTTTTCGATTACGCATTCCTATGCAAATCAAACAACATTACAGCCTTTTCCTGATAAGATGCGTGACCGTCAGGCGACAGTTGGTTATCGTTCAAGTCAGCATTTCGAACAATTAATGCATGATCAGCAATCGGGTGTGTTTAAACCTTGGCAGTTTAAAGATTTCCTGCCTCGCTCTTTAACGCTACGTATGACATACGATGATATTTTTATTTATGCAAACGAAAAGGCCATGGTTCGCCCGAAATTTGAAGTGATAAAAGATGAAGTGATAATCCCAGTCATTTTTGCGAAAATAAGTGGTGTTTCGAGTAGACGTGAAGAATATTGGCATTATATGCATCAACTGCTTGCTAGCCAACAAACTGTATTTGTACAGGAGTTTCCATTTGTGACAACTAGTAGAGCCAACTATCATTTTCACTATAAGCATTGCCTAGTGAATGGTGAACTATCAGTAGAGCGTATTGTGCAAAGTGATTGGTGGCAATATGGCGATCTAACATTAGAATTACAACGTGCAATCGCCCATACGATAAAAACTTCATGTGAACAGCCAATGCTGAAACAACAGCCAAACGAACCTTTGTATGACTTACAATTATTTTTATTTAAGCAAATGACGATGATCCCTCAAGAAATACTGCGTTTATTGCAAAGCTTTGATTATTCGCAAGAGGTGCCGAAATTAGTATTATATCAAGCGCCACAGCAGCCAACTTTATCTCGAGAGGATATTGTGCTTCTTGCATTTTTAAATCGCTTCGGTATTGATATTGTATTATACAATCCGACAGGCAAACTAGATTTAGAAAAATATTTGCAAGAGGATACATTTGATGTACATCGTTTGGAGCACATGTTGTTTGATTTACAATATGAAGAACCAAAACAACAAAAAAACAAACCAGATAAAATGATAAAAAAACTATTTAATCGCTTTTTCTGA
- a CDS encoding toxic anion resistance protein, whose product MSNNPVTLEQLTLETAEAAKRQLRQNAEVKQIADQINIKNQLDLMALGKGPATKLSHFSDQILNMITQSKANESNDLLKQLEVLMSKFDKKEVIEQKGFFRKLFKREAQKEEDLFAKYNILGRDIEKIHYQFVLMEEALAKDNRMLARLYNEDLMYYLDLEKYIVAAELKLQEVSTTLIPMYEKQSEAGNQIARMELNSLQTIAELLEQKIEELEKSRMVAILAAPQIEMLRYGNSELMEQINNAFVTTIPVFKMGIMNAVNEKRQKLQNDSVAAFEKRMKQFGGVSNETVELSTAMAQQPETTQTLEEIWDIIVLGITNYRKLRDEQTEQRKQAEKKLMALRN is encoded by the coding sequence ATGTCAAATAACCCTGTTACTCTTGAGCAACTGACACTGGAAACAGCAGAAGCAGCAAAACGACAATTACGTCAAAATGCGGAAGTAAAGCAAATTGCAGATCAGATAAATATAAAAAATCAACTAGATTTAATGGCATTGGGTAAAGGGCCTGCAACGAAACTATCACATTTCTCTGATCAAATTTTAAACATGATAACGCAATCTAAAGCAAATGAATCAAATGATTTATTAAAGCAGCTTGAAGTCTTGATGTCAAAATTCGATAAAAAGGAAGTAATTGAGCAGAAAGGCTTTTTTAGAAAGTTGTTTAAGCGTGAAGCACAAAAAGAAGAAGATTTGTTTGCCAAATACAATATTCTAGGTAGAGATATAGAGAAGATACATTATCAATTTGTGCTAATGGAAGAAGCATTGGCAAAGGATAATCGTATGCTTGCACGACTATACAACGAAGATTTGATGTATTATCTTGACCTTGAAAAGTATATAGTAGCTGCAGAATTAAAATTACAAGAAGTCTCGACAACATTAATACCTATGTATGAAAAGCAGAGTGAAGCAGGTAACCAAATAGCAAGAATGGAACTGAATAGTTTGCAAACCATTGCTGAATTGCTCGAGCAAAAAATAGAAGAACTTGAGAAATCACGTATGGTTGCTATTTTAGCAGCCCCGCAAATTGAGATGCTTCGTTATGGCAATAGTGAGCTAATGGAGCAAATTAATAATGCGTTTGTAACAACGATTCCTGTTTTTAAAATGGGGATTATGAATGCGGTTAATGAAAAACGTCAAAAACTACAAAATGATTCAGTAGCAGCCTTTGAAAAGCGTATGAAGCAATTCGGAGGAGTTAGCAATGAAACTGTGGAACTAAGTACTGCTATGGCACAACAGCCTGAAACAACACAAACTCTCGAAGAAATATGGGATATCATTGTTTTAGGTATTACTAATTATAGGAAGTTGCGCGATGAACAAACAGAACAGCGTAAGCAAGCAGAGAAAAAACTGATGGCATTACGTAACTGA
- a CDS encoding aromatic acid exporter family protein yields the protein MKLGARVFKTGVAIVFALFIAELLELPSPVFAGIAAIFAIQPSIYRSYQTIVEQVQANIIGATIAVIFGLLFGHHVVAVGIAVITAIGLMLKFKLEKSLSLALVTVVAIMEIQGDDFITFGLIRFITILVGVLAAFVVNLFFLPPKYEVKLFRKIYFLQDDIIRWTRLAVRQASEHTSTKGALSKFKDRMQRVDTLYDFYKEERNYLKNKKYVKARKLVVYRQMITTSKKSLELLQRLHNHENELAQLPTQFHLMIQERLDFLLTYHEQLLLKYTGKLKPEHSEWSKNIDYVQRNELMEIFIKQITYAHDEGDTEFSSYHLLYILSRILDYEENLEHLDTLIVSYQTHHGHEINVEFEEEFI from the coding sequence ATGAAATTAGGTGCCCGTGTATTTAAAACTGGTGTTGCCATTGTGTTCGCCCTATTTATTGCTGAGTTGTTAGAGTTACCTTCACCTGTTTTTGCCGGAATTGCAGCTATTTTTGCGATTCAGCCATCTATTTATCGCTCCTATCAAACGATAGTTGAGCAAGTACAGGCAAATATTATAGGAGCTACCATCGCGGTCATTTTCGGCTTACTTTTTGGTCACCATGTAGTAGCAGTTGGCATTGCCGTCATTACTGCTATTGGCTTAATGTTAAAATTTAAACTTGAAAAATCGTTGTCTCTAGCACTTGTCACAGTTGTAGCAATTATGGAGATTCAGGGTGATGACTTCATTACATTTGGCCTTATTCGCTTTATTACCATTTTAGTTGGAGTGTTAGCAGCATTTGTTGTCAACCTATTCTTCCTACCACCAAAATACGAAGTAAAGCTTTTCCGTAAGATTTACTTTTTACAGGATGATATAATTCGCTGGACGAGACTTGCTGTACGTCAGGCATCTGAACATACATCAACAAAAGGAGCATTAAGCAAATTTAAGGATCGTATGCAACGAGTTGATACACTGTATGATTTTTATAAGGAAGAACGTAATTATTTAAAAAATAAAAAGTATGTAAAAGCACGTAAATTAGTTGTTTATCGTCAAATGATCACAACGTCAAAGAAAAGCTTGGAGCTGCTTCAGCGTCTTCATAATCATGAAAATGAATTAGCACAGCTACCGACACAATTTCATTTAATGATTCAAGAGCGACTTGATTTCCTGCTGACTTACCATGAGCAGCTATTGTTAAAATATACAGGGAAATTAAAGCCCGAACATTCAGAGTGGAGTAAAAACATCGATTATGTTCAGCGCAATGAGTTGATGGAAATATTTATCAAACAAATAACGTATGCACATGATGAAGGCGATACAGAATTCTCAAGCTATCACTTGCTTTATATTTTATCGCGTATTTTAGATTACGAAGAAAACCTAGAACATTTAGATACGCTCATCGTGTCGTATCAGACTCATCATGGTCATGAAATCAATGTGGAATTTGAAGAGGAATTTATTTAA